The Nitrospira sp. genome window below encodes:
- a CDS encoding YqgE/AlgH family protein, translating into MTTPLAKGILLVAAPALSDPNFRQAVVLLCEHGPEGALGVIVNRPTAMSISEALPQVPILEGQPHVLYSGGPVQTNQVMMLYRINDTPENSHQVFDGVCLGGDLEIMERILMEQPGKESFRAYLGYSGWGPGQLETEMQSGSWITLPADPSIVFDKDPTRIWPEIFVGLEEPSQHYADMPFDPSSN; encoded by the coding sequence ATGACCACTCCACTGGCTAAAGGCATTTTGCTCGTCGCCGCGCCGGCACTGAGCGATCCCAATTTCAGGCAGGCGGTCGTGCTGCTCTGTGAGCATGGACCTGAAGGTGCCTTAGGCGTGATCGTGAACAGGCCGACCGCGATGTCCATCTCCGAGGCGTTGCCGCAGGTGCCGATTCTCGAAGGACAGCCGCATGTGCTCTATTCCGGAGGCCCCGTGCAAACCAATCAGGTCATGATGCTGTATCGCATCAACGACACACCCGAAAATTCGCACCAGGTTTTCGATGGCGTCTGTCTCGGCGGCGATTTGGAGATCATGGAACGGATTCTGATGGAACAACCGGGCAAGGAGTCGTTTCGAGCCTACCTCGGCTATTCAGGATGGGGACCGGGCCAGCTTGAGACGGAGATGCAGAGTGGTTCGTGGATTACGTTGCCTGCCGACCCGTCGATCGTGTTCGACAAAGATCCGACTCGCATCTGGCCAGAAATCTTCGTGGGCCTCGAGGAACCTTCCCAGCACTACGCGGACATGCCGTTCGATCCGTCCAGCAACTAG